A window of the Leishmania mexicana MHOM/GT/2001/U1103 complete genome, chromosome 1 genome harbors these coding sequences:
- a CDS encoding putative calcium/potassium channel (CAKC), translating into MDNRMSLCPVRMQVGRRSDRPQVFTDKHYAHSEQRFRSLRNFVEFLDQRHTNVSIFGLLTHTTMEVVAVALYVWTSQVTAAASVTEFAWSTPVFVVELVLSIIFLLTWIGMFFLEPDKKAYLISWLSLVNAMTSIPMIVIGIGALKDPSWRSVWVPMYLRVWWLCDCLSVLIDYPQIARHTPEVWRAMVRYFIRLFAVMCTCVGTHQIVESCSGAYVDLYDSLYLIIVAFATIGFGDVTPSSTSARIFMVAFVVIGICFFLPLFQRLAMIAERNQLHNTFSGGGSASWLRRGWKHPHVIICGQFSDLSVELLLRNFYAGWRKYLDTCIVLMAPEEHSPEVRLAANLPWLKGRVTLMVGDPAKPKDLDRAKARDADAIFLFGDSRSTAYYQDYTIIAQSVAVSLYDRNLPQHLLLHRNCTVNQISPYAASVLEVERTLHHLLGLSMAHPGAVPLIVNLLRTYESLPSDITLSRHWVEQYEYSLRNDMYGLEIPDALRGREFRGLARSFFEKDVTLIGILNSRSVVQLNPRELVPNAKKLILIAKTMKVAQDATDAIARDHEQTFGEEMLVAPDPDEHDRAKRRRARSRFLASFSSASGSGSSCGLDGDVADRNGAPKQRGDRWPRQAAQVSASRPATPTLTTTDSQRTLPVRPHGATATTAAAAAPPPGLEKPNGLACAFPSAVSLHLSGSTIAAEDDSSDELDARSNTVAAAPPPQQQQHPTSTRAPPVRSEALVRIDDAFDLENHFVIVDLSSAKAKEVSSRYAQEAVNTAVAHDIFHVTMPVRQAYPANDIVLLTNDVSFGPYLDYYWSMHRQDTANPLKYISGCGLNTADLRRCNLERCAACCIFYAGDISRSGSTSAMSMLTVLSINEILHGIPAFPVVVELEGLANLPLFPPHAEDPRLRTKAEIDFAYEPNFIIGNAVSRLMLFPALQRTYFMEEFIDVMDVLISGHAPDTPALARLPLSLCQVELQTYEDVVAYCLTFGYLPIALQRRIADVRNPSINGQRFVLTNPPRALPVSQQTDLLFYITPG; encoded by the coding sequence ATGGACAACCGCATGTCGTTGTGCCCTGTGCGGATGCAGGTggggcgccgcagcgacagaCCACAGGTATTCACGGACAAGCACTACGCGCACTCGGAGCAGCGCTTCCGCTCGCTTCGTAACTTCGTCGAGTTCCTTGATCAGCGCCACACCAACGTGTCGATATTCGGCCTgctcacgcacaccaccatgGAGGTCGTCGCTGTTGCCTTGTACGTGTGGACATCGCAGGTgacggctgcagcgtcggTGACCGAGTTCGCGTGGAGCACGCCGGTCTTCGTGGTTGAGTTGGTGCTGAGCATCATCTTCCTGTTGACGTGGATCGGCATGTTCTTCTTGGAGCCGGACAAGAAGGCCTACTTAATCTCGTGGCTCTCGCTGGTGAACGCCATGACGAGCATTCCGATGATCGTCATCGGCATCGGCGCGCTCAAGGACCCGAGCTGGCGCTCCGTCTGGGTCCCCATGTACCTCCGCGTGTGGTGGCTCTGCGACTGCCTCAGCGTCCTCATCGACTACCCGCAGATCGCGCGCCACACGCCGGAGGTGTGGCGCGCGATGGTCCGCTATTTTATTCGCCTGTTCGCCGTcatgtgcacgtgcgttgGCACGCACCAGATCGTCGAGTCCTGCTCAGGGGCGTACGTGGACTTATACGACTCCCTGTATCTTATCATCGTCGCCTTCGCCACAATCGGCTTCGGCGACGTCACCCCCTCCTCGACATCGGCGCGCATCTTCATGGTCGCCTTTGTTGTCATCGGGATCTGCTTTTTCCTACCACTCTTCCAGCGACTCGCGATGATTGCCGAGCGCAACCAGCTCCACAACACcttcagcggcggcggctctgcgtcgtggctgcgccgcggctggAAGCACCCCCATGTGATCATTTGCGGGCAGTTTAGTGACCTCTCCGTCGAGCTGCTCCTGAGGAACTTCTACGCGGGGTGGCGCAAGTACCTGGACACGTGCATCGTCCTCATGGCGCCGGAGGAGCACTCGCCGGAGGTGCGGCTGGCGGCGAACCTGCCGTGGCTGAAGGGCCGCGTGACGCTCATGGTGGGTGACCCCGCGAAGCCGAAGGACCTCGACCGCGCCAAGGCacgcgacgccgacgccatTTTCCTGTTCGGCGACTCGCGCTCGACCGCCTACTACCAGGACTACACCATCATCGCGCAGTCCGTGGCGGTGAGCCTGTACGACCGGaacctgccgcagcacctcctgctgcaccgcaacTGCACGGTGAACCAGATCAGTCCGTACGCGGCGAgcgtgctggaggtggagcgcACACTGCACCACCTGCTGGGGCTGTCCATGGCGCaccccggcgccgtgccgctcaTCGTCAACCTGCTGCGCACCTACGAGTCGCTCCCGTCCGACATCACGCTGTCGCGGCACTGGGTGGAGCAGTACGAGTACTCGCTGCGCAACGACATGTACGGGCTCGAGATTCCCGACGCGCTGCGCGGGCGCGAGTTCCGCGGGCTGGCACGATCCTTCTTTGAGAAGGACGTGACGCTTATCGGCATCCTCAACTCCCGCAGCGTGGTGCAGCTCAACCCTCGCGAGCTTGTTCCCAACGCGAAGAAGCTCATCCTGATCGCCAAGACGATGAAGGTGGCACAGGACGCCAccgacgccatcgcgcgAGATCACGAGCAGACCTTTGGCGAGGAGATGCTTGTGGCGCCGGATCCGGATGAGCACGACCGtgcgaagcggcggcgcgcaagGTCTCGCTTCCTCgccagcttcagcagcgccagcggtaGTGGTAGTAGTTGCGGTCTCGATGGCGATGTGGCAGACCGCAACGGTGCACCGAAGCAGCGTGGGGACCGGTGGCCGCGGCAGGCCGCACAGGTTAGCGCGTCGCGGCCCGCAACACCAACGCTCACGACAACCGACTCGCAGAGGACGCTGCCGGTGCGACCACACGGTGCtacagcaacaacagcagcagcagcagcaccaccaccagggCTAGAGAAGCCCAACGGCCTGGCGTGTGCCTTCCCCAGCGCAGTCTCGTTGCacctcagcggcagcaccatcgccgctgaggacgacagcagcgacgagtTGGACGCGAGGAGCAAcactgtcgctgccgcgcccccgccgcagcagcagcagcacccgacctcgacgcgcgcacctccggtgcgcagcgaggcgctggtgcgcatCGACGACGCCTTCGACCTCGAGAACCACTTCGTCATCGTTGACCTGTCCTCCGCCAAGGCCAAGGAGGTGTCCAGCCGCTACGCGCAGGAAGCCGTCaacaccgccgtcgcgcacgaCATCTTCCACGTCACAATGCCAGTACGCCAGGCGTACCCCGCCAACGACATTGTCCTGCTCACCAACGACGTCAGCTTCGGCCCCTACCTCGACTATTACTGGAGCATGCACCGCCAGGACACCGCCAACCCTCTCAAGTACatcagcggctgcggcctcAATACCGCCgacctgcgccgctgcaaccttgagcgctgcgccgcctgctgcatcTTCTACGCCGGCGACATCAGCCGCTCCggctccaccagcgccatGTCCATGCTTACCGTGCTGTCGATAAACGAAATCCTGCACGGCATCCCGGCCTtccccgtcgtcgtcgagctCGAGGGCCTCGCCAACCTGCCTCTCTTCCCGCCGCACGCCGAGGAcccgcgcctgcgcacgaAGGCGGAGATCGACTTCGCGTACGAGCCGAACTTTATCATCGGCAACGCCGTCAGCCGCCTCATGCTGTTccccgcgctgcagcgcacctACTTCATGGAGGAGTTCATCGACGTCATGGACGTGCTTATCAGCGGCCACGCCCCCGACACCCCCGCGCTcgcgcgcctgccgctgtcgtTGTGCCAGGTAGAGCTCCAGACCTACGAGGACGTCGTCGCCTACTGCCTCACGTTTGGCTACCTGCCTATcgctctgcagcgccgcatcgctgACGTGCGCAACCCGTCCATCAACGGCCAACGCTTCGTGCTCACGAacccgccgcgcgcgctgccAGTGAGCCAGCAGACGGACCTCCTCTTCTACATCACCCCAGGGTAG